The DNA segment AAGTCCAACTGTGAATACCGAGCATCTGCGTCAATCGGTCAAAGCTAAATGGCTAGATTACTACCAGGAAAATCGCCACTGGCTCAATCGTCTACAAGTTTGGGTGACATCTGAAGGGCAAAGACGCCCTACCTCTAGCTTTATTGTGGCAACCCTATCGACCCTAGATCCGCAATTTACTGAAATGCTTCCTCTAATGGTGGATCTCAATGCCGATCCCGATCGAATTGTGGCAACTTTAGGGCTAAATTTCGACCCCGATTTGGAGCTAGAGGCAGTACCGGCTGAGCAAACAAATGCAGATGATGAAGTCAAAATGCTGCCTGCTGCTCCTGTAACGGCTAATATCGCCCAATCACCCAGCCGCATCGCTGCCAAGGTGGATGAATCTTGCGAGGGAGTTTACAAAAAGCATCACTTTCCTTGGCAGCGTTAAAAGTTATCTCTAGTGTTGACTTAAGGAATGCAGATGCGCTGATAACGGTTTTGGGGTTGCATTTTGACCCAGACTTAGAAATCGCCAAACGCTCGGAAGACGCTGTCAAAAAGAAGGATACAGAAATTGTTGCTTTACTTGCAGATTCTGAGTAATTTGTCAATAGTTATCAGTCATTAAGTCAGATTTTTTTGTACATCGAATGACTAATAACGAATAACTTTTTGACTGACGACCAATTAAAAATTTGAGAGGAAACCTTTACAATGACCCTGGCAAATACAGAACCGGAAGCGCTTAATTTTGAGTGTGAAACTGGAAATTATCATACATTTTGTCCCATCAGCTGCGTAGCTTGGTTGTACCAAAAGATAGAAGATAGTTTCTTCTTGGTTATCGGCACGAAAACCTGTGGCTACTTCTTACAAAACGCGATGGGGGTAATGATTTTTGCGGAACCCCGCTACGCGATGGCTGAGTTGGAAGAAGGAGATATTTCGGCTCAGTTGAATGACTATGAAGAGTTGAAGCGGTTGTGTTTGCAAATTAAGCGCGATCGCAACCCCAGCGTAATTGTTTGGATTGGCACCTGTACCACCGAAATCATCAAAATGGATTTGGAAGGCTTGGCACCCAAGCTAGAATCCGAAATTGGCATCCCCATTGTGACGGCTCGTGCCAATGGTTTAGACTACGCCTTTACCCAAGGGGAAGACACCGTACTGGCAGCGATGGCTGCCCGTTGTCCCGATAAAGCGCCCGTGGTTGAAACTGAGAAGAAAGAAAGGAATGCGATCGCTTCTCTGCTCAACTTCGGCAAAAAGAAAGAAGAAGTAACAGCAGACGAAGAAGAATATGTTAAGCATCCGCCACTCGTTCTCTTCGGATCTCTCCCCGATCCAGTTGTTACCAATCTGACACTAGAACTGAAAAAGCAAGGCATTAAAGTTTCTGGTTGGTTGCCATCCAAGCGCTACACCGAATTGCCAGTTCTAGAAGAAGGCTACTACGTCTCTGGCATGAACCCCTTCCTCAGCCGTACCGCCACCACGCTGATGCGTCGCCGCAAGTGCAAACTCATCGGCGCACCCTTCCCGATTGGTCCCGATGGCACGCGCGCCTGGATTGAGAAAATCTGCTCGGTATTTGGGATTGAACCTAAAGGGCTAGATGAGCGGGAAGCGCAAATCTGGGAAAATCTGGAAGACTACGTCCAGTTGATTCGCGGCAAATCTGTCTTTTTCATGGGCGATAATTTGCTGGAAATCTCCCTAGCTCGTTTCCTGGTGCGCTGCGGCATGACTTGCCCAGAAATCGGCATCCCCTACATGGATAAGCGCTATCAAGCCGCTGAATTGGCGCTGCTAGAGAAAACTTGCCACGAAATGGGTGTATCAACGCCTAGGATTGTGGAGAAGCCAGACAACTATAACCAAATTCAGCGTATTTACGAACTCAAACCAGATTTGGTGATTACTGGTATGGCTCACGCCAACCCATTAGAAGCACGTGGTATCAACACTAAATGGTCGGTTGAGTTCACTTTTGCTCAGATTCACGGCTTTACAAATGCTCGTGACATTCTAGAATTGGTAACTCGTCCCCTGCGCCGGAATAACAACCTCAAGGATTTGGGTTGGGATAAGTTGGTAAGGGAAGAAGCGAAGATTTAGGAACCTCACCCCCTGCCTCTCTCAGCTTTTCAATGAGGGAAGTAAGTGAATACTAGGAGCGATCGCATCTAGATCGCTCCTATTACTTTTATCAAAGTCAGGTCATCTTGATAGAAGGGTCGAATTGCGATCGCTTTTTTACCCAACTACAGAGGACGCGAAGGAAGAGAGGAAGCGATCGCACTCCCATTTTTGCACTTGCGTAGCATTCCACCCTAGTTGAGTCAGAGGCAGCTAGAATTAAATGAAACTTTGCGCGATCGCTCAGGATCGTTCCCTGCACTAAAACGCGGTAGGAGAAAAAACTGTATGAAAACAAAATTATCTTTGGTTACGATCGCTTCTAGCACTGCGATCGCTAGTAGCATTTTATTGGGTTCAGTCAGTTCCGCTCAACCCTGTTCCCTTAGGTCTACTTATTATCGGGAACGGTACGAGCAAGCGAGTTGGTTAAGCTCTCCATTAGCAGCAGTTATGACATTACCTGGAATCGCCCTCGCAGCAGCACTCTATCTTGGCGGTCGTTCCTACCAGCGCTAGAAAAATTTGAACCGTACCGCAGGCATCTGGCGTTGCATTTTTCGTAGCAAATTTGTTGGAGAAACAAAAGACGCGAGCGCTTTCCTAGCTTCAAACAAAACCCCGATGGGAACAGCGCCAGAAGCGATCGCCCCCAGCCCTACCGAAAGACGGCTTTCTCTATGCCGTTGTCAGATAGCACGTTATACTGTGTCGTGTTATTCCTGCTCCACCTGACGCAGCGAGGCTGTCATGGGCGCTACTTTACGACAGATTGCCACGTATCTAGACAACCAAGGTTGGAAATACCATATCGACGAAGAAGCGTACCGGATTCTGACGGGTGTGCAAGCTGAAAACGTAGAAGAATTCTTGATTGTTGTCCAGCTGGATGAGGATGGGGAATTTTTTAAGGTATTTGCTCCGCAAGTCATATCTGGAGTTAAAGATCATCCTTACAAAGAAGCGATCCTCCAAACAATGCTATGCATCTCCTGGGAAACCAAAATGCTGCAATGGGAATATGACCCAAACGATGGCGAAATCCGTGCCATCATTGAGTTTCCCTTGGAAGATTCAAGTCTGACTGAAAAACAATTCAACCGTTGTTTGTCAGGTTTAATTCAAATTATTGATAATGTGGCGATTCCTCGACTGAAAGAGGTGATGGCAACCGGCAAAGATCCAGGCGATCGAGAATTGGGAGAAAGGCTACTGCTCACCCTTCAAGAAGAAGCTCCTGGATTACTGCAAATGTTGGAGAGAGCGATGGAAGCGCGTAAGAAGCGGGGACTATTCCCATCTGAGTGAATCTGAATCCGGGCACGAAGATCGCTATACTCCAAAGTAATAACCTTACGATTGAAAAGCGAATTTCCTGGGGCTGGACGACTATGACATCCTATGCAACCTCTTCTGCTAGAGCTGAGATGAGCGAACTCCGGCGGTTAAAAACCCTACTGCCGCCAGAATTGCAAAGCTGGGTAACAGTCGAAGGAACGACTGAAGTGAATCCACCCCTGATCCGCTGTGAAGAAATTGGCAAGGATCAAATTGAGGTTCAAATTGATCTGGTGAAATGGGATCAGCTAGCACTCGATCAGCGGAATTTGCTGTTTTGGCACGAAGTCGCTCGAATTCAAAACGACACCATCCCTAGAGATGGCTGGGAAATGGCGGCGCTTGCGATTGGTTTAGGCGGTGCTGTCGGCGAACTGTGGGTGCAGGATGGCTTGCTGTTGATATTAGCCTTGGCATTGTGTGGCGTCTCAGGCTGGAGATTGTATCAAAAAAATAGTGGGGAGAAGCAGGTAAAAGAGATGATTGAAGCGGATGAGAAAGCGATCGCGCTTGCCACCCGGTTTGGTTATTCCCTCCCCAACGCTTACAAAAGTCTGGGTAGCGCTTTGAAAGCTTTACTAGAGCTAACCCCAAACAAACGGCAACGGAGCAAATACGAAACGCGGCTTTCTGCTCTCAAGCGTAGTGCTGCCAAAGCCAAAGCTAAAGTCAAAGGCGCACGCGAGGACTCAATATAAAGACTCTTCAGATGCGATCGCATCCAAATCTTCGTTACCAGGCGTAAGCTGAGTAACGAGATTGAAGAATTCTTCTGTTTTACATGAGTGCCTGTTTTTCCCCAAATTCGGGTGTACCAAAGCTACACCCGAATTTGGGCGCTGTTTACATTGCTTTTTTATTGCCGCCGCTTAAGCAACAAACCGCCAAAACCCAGTAGCATTAATCCAGCCGTTGCCGCTGGTTCTGGCACTTTTTCCGGAGGTACAAACCCCTCTAACTCTGTAGCACTAGCTTTGAACGAGTAGAGGTAGCCTGGAAGTAATTTTTGTCCGCCGGGACAGCCGCTATCAATAGATACGAGAGTAAAGGCTGTACCATCTGTGCAAACATCCTGCTGACCAGCATCCCCCTGAGTAACACTAAAGTCGTTATCCGTGCCAAGGATAATTGCGTAGGAACCATCGGTTAGCTTAGGCCCGATTGTCAAACCTTCAAACTTCTCAGGGATTACTTGACCACTCGCCTTCAGCTGCGCTGCAACATCTAGAAACAGAGACTTGCTAACAGGTATT comes from the Coleofasciculus sp. FACHB-1120 genome and includes:
- a CDS encoding DUF5331 domain-containing protein, which gives rise to MNTEHLRQSVKAKWLDYYQENRHWLNRLQVWVTSEGQRRPTSSFIVATLSTLDPQFTEMLPLMVDLNADPDRIVATLGLNFDPDLELEAVPAEQTNADDEVKMLPAAPVTANIAQSPSRIAAKVDESCEGVYKKHHFPWQR
- a CDS encoding DUF5331 domain-containing protein, with the translated sequence MAALKVISSVDLRNADALITVLGLHFDPDLEIAKRSEDAVKKKDTEIVALLADSE
- a CDS encoding ferredoxin:protochlorophyllide reductase (ATP-dependent) subunit N encodes the protein MTLANTEPEALNFECETGNYHTFCPISCVAWLYQKIEDSFFLVIGTKTCGYFLQNAMGVMIFAEPRYAMAELEEGDISAQLNDYEELKRLCLQIKRDRNPSVIVWIGTCTTEIIKMDLEGLAPKLESEIGIPIVTARANGLDYAFTQGEDTVLAAMAARCPDKAPVVETEKKERNAIASLLNFGKKKEEVTADEEEYVKHPPLVLFGSLPDPVVTNLTLELKKQGIKVSGWLPSKRYTELPVLEEGYYVSGMNPFLSRTATTLMRRRKCKLIGAPFPIGPDGTRAWIEKICSVFGIEPKGLDEREAQIWENLEDYVQLIRGKSVFFMGDNLLEISLARFLVRCGMTCPEIGIPYMDKRYQAAELALLEKTCHEMGVSTPRIVEKPDNYNQIQRIYELKPDLVITGMAHANPLEARGINTKWSVEFTFAQIHGFTNARDILELVTRPLRRNNNLKDLGWDKLVREEAKI
- a CDS encoding DUF3318 domain-containing protein, which gives rise to MTSYATSSARAEMSELRRLKTLLPPELQSWVTVEGTTEVNPPLIRCEEIGKDQIEVQIDLVKWDQLALDQRNLLFWHEVARIQNDTIPRDGWEMAALAIGLGGAVGELWVQDGLLLILALALCGVSGWRLYQKNSGEKQVKEMIEADEKAIALATRFGYSLPNAYKSLGSALKALLELTPNKRQRSKYETRLSALKRSAAKAKAKVKGAREDSI